CCCTCCGGGCACACCACTCTGGCGGCCAGCGCCGCCGCGGCCGTGACCCTGGCGGTGCCGCCCCGCTGGCGCCCGCTCGCGGCCGCACTGGGGGGCACCTTCGCCTTCGTCTCGGGCGCGTCCACCGTGGTCAACCTCTGGCACCGTCCCGCGGATGTGGCTGCGGCGCTGCTCATGGTGGGCGCGGTCTCCGCCCTCACCGCCATCCCGGTCCTGCTGCATGAAGCGCGGCACCCGGAACCGGCAGATGGGAGCGCCTCCCGCGTCCTGTCCAACCGGCGCTTCTGGTCCACGGTCACCCTGCTGATCGCGGCGCTCAGCGCCGCGGCCGCCGTCGTCTTCCCGCAGCTGCCGCTCGGCTCGCTGAGCATGACCGGCAGCGACGGGGTGGACACCCGCGCCTTCTGGTCAGGCGTCGCGGCGATCTCCGCCGTCGCGTTCACGGTGTCCTGGGCGGGAATCCTCCTGCTGAGCCGCCCGAAGCGGTAGCTCTGCGCGTCAGCTCACGCCGAGCAGATGTTCCACCGCGGAGAGGAAATGTTCGCGGCGGTCAGGCACACCCTCCCAGCGCACGAGCGCCTGGGCGTTGAGCCCGTCGATCATGCCGAGCACCTGCCAGGCCACGGCGGCCGGATCAGGCGCCGAGTAGACCCCGGCGCGCACCCCGTCCCGGATGACGCCCCGGAGCAGCTCCTGCCAGGCATCCATCTCCTCGCGGACGGCCGCGGCGAGGGCTTCGTTGCGGCGGCCCAGACCCCAGGCCTCGACCCAGACGGCGGTGACGGGCAGCCGCTCCGAGTCCAGCGAACTGGCGAGCACGGCGCGCAGGCGCAGCGCGGCGTCGTCGAGATCCGCCATCGACCGCTTCACCTCGACCCGGTCCCCCGCGGCGATCCGCGCGAACGTGGCCGCCACGAAATCCTCGATCCGCGGCTCGTAGTGCGCCACGAGCCCGGACGCCACGCCCAGCTGCCGGGCCACGCGGCGCAGCGTGATGGCCGCGAGCCCCTCCTCCAGCGCGACGACGGCGGCCGCCTCCCGGATCTCGGCGTGCCGTTCGGCGGGGCTCTTGCGCACGCGGGGCGCCTGCCGCGCGGACGTCTCCGGGGAGTTTTTCGTTGACATGGTGGCCTCAGTCTAGCTACCGTTGAACTAATTGATCACTCGATCAACAACTTTCATCCGCCCCCAAGGAAGACACCATGGCCCGCATCGACGTCGTCGAAGCCTCCATCGCGCAGCTGCGCGCCGCCCTCGACTCCGGTGAGACCACCGCCGTCGAGCTTCTGGACGCCTACCTCGCCCGCATCGAGGCCTACGACGGCGAGCTCCACGCCGTGGTGGTCATGAACCCCGCCGCTCGCGCGGACGCCGAAGCCTCGGACGCCCGGCGCGCCACCGGCGAGACGCGCGGCCCTCTGGACGGGATCCCCTACACCGCCAAGGACTCGTACCTCGCGAAAGGCCTCACCGCCGCGGCCGGCTCCCCCGCCTTCCAGGACCTGGTCGCCCAGAAGGACGCGTTCACCATCGAGCGGCTGCGCGGCGCCGGCGCGGTGCTGGTCGGCCTGACGAACATGCCGCCCATGGCCAACGGCGGCATGCAGCGCGGCGTCTACGGCCGCGCCGAGAGCCCCTACAACGGCGACTTCCTCACCGCGGCCTTCGGGTCCGGCTCCTCCAACGGCTCCGGCACCGCGACCGCCGCCAGCTTCGCCGCCTTCGGCCTCGGCGAGGAGACGTGGTCCAGCGGCCGCGCGCCGGCGTCGAACAACGCACTGTGCGCCTACACGCCCTCCCGCGGCGTCATCTCCGTGCGCGGCAACTGGCCTCTCGTCCCCACCATGGACG
Above is a window of Arthrobacter sp. Y-9 DNA encoding:
- a CDS encoding TetR family transcriptional regulator C-terminal domain-containing protein, whose product is MSTKNSPETSARQAPRVRKSPAERHAEIREAAAVVALEEGLAAITLRRVARQLGVASGLVAHYEPRIEDFVAATFARIAAGDRVEVKRSMADLDDAALRLRAVLASSLDSERLPVTAVWVEAWGLGRRNEALAAAVREEMDAWQELLRGVIRDGVRAGVYSAPDPAAVAWQVLGMIDGLNAQALVRWEGVPDRREHFLSAVEHLLGVS
- a CDS encoding phosphatase PAP2 family protein codes for the protein MSPISTLEHRGARQSRGSAWRPLALAFGAVLGALGILWMYRFFVRTVDGQTLDALVLSQARAMSGGRLDKVTTAVLDNLPAASIILAAIIVGLVAFVGRRWTPALWAVIAAVAANLATQVLKYTVFGRPDLGVETPTNNSLPSGHTTLAASAAAAVTLAVPPRWRPLAAALGGTFAFVSGASTVVNLWHRPADVAAALLMVGAVSALTAIPVLLHEARHPEPADGSASRVLSNRRFWSTVTLLIAALSAAAAVVFPQLPLGSLSMTGSDGVDTRAFWSGVAAISAVAFTVSWAGILLLSRPKR